Below is a window of Geomonas oryzisoli DNA.
GACCCGGCCGGTCTTGCCGCGCACCAGTTCGGGGACGTCCGGGTTCTTCTTCTGCGGCATGATGGAGGAACCGGTGCAGAAGGAGTCGGAGAGGTCGACGAACTTGAACTCGCTGGTGGACCAGAGGATCAGTTCCTCGGCGAAGCGGGAGAGGTGCATCATCAGGATCGAGGACGCCCCGCAGAACTCGATGGCGAAGTCGCGGTCGGAGACCGAGTCGAGCGAGTTCCTGGTCACCTCGGGGAAGTCGAGCAGTTCCGCCACGTACTCGCGGTCGATGGGGAAGGTGGTTCCGGCCAGCGCGCCGGCGCCCAGCGGCAGCACGTTGGTGCGCTTCAGGCAGTCTTCCATGCGCCCCTTGTCGCGCTTGAGCATCTCGTGGTAGGCCATCATGTGGTGCGAGAAGAGGATCGGTTGTGCCGTCTGCAGATGGGTGAAGCCAGGCATCATGACGCCGAGGTTCTGCTCCGCCTGGTAGATGAGCGCGTCGATGAGGAGGTCGATGTAGGCGGAGATCTCCACCAGTTCGTCCCTGAGGTAGAGGCGGATGTCCAGCGCCACCTGGTCGTTTCTGGAGCGGCCGGTATGGAGCCTCTTGCCCGCGTCGCCGATCTTTTCGGAGAGGCGCGCCTCGATGTTCATGTGGATGTCTTCCAGGGAGACCGAGAAGTCGAAGTCGCCCGCCTCGATCTTGTCCAGGATTTCCCGGAGGCCGTGCACGATCTGCTCGACGTCCTGGAGCGGGATGATGCCCTGCTTGCCCAGCATGGTGGCGTGGGCGATGGAGCCGCGGATGTCCTGGTGGTACAGGCGCTTGTCGAAGTTGATGGAGGCGGTGAACTCTTCTACGAACTTGTCGGTGGGCTGGGTGAAACGGCCACCCCACAGTTTGTCTTTGGACATGTCTTTCGGTCTCCTGCTGCTGGTTTTTTATAGAACTGCAACTTCTGTAACGCAAAGGCGCCAAGGCGCGAAGCCGCAAGGGAAAAGCCGTGAGGTTTAGCCGTCAAAAGTTTTCCTGATTGGCGACTCTCTTCCGCGATCTCCCACTCCCCCCTTTGCGAAGGGGGGGCGGGGGGGATTTGCCTTTCCCGAACCTAGAGCAAATCCCCCTAAATCCCCCTTCGCAAAGGGGGACTTTTACCCGCGGAACCTTGTGACTAATCGGGAAAGCCCTTACTTTGCGTCTCTGCGCCTCCGCGTCTTCGCGTTGAATGCTTTTTAAAGTACCTGCCCCGCACCGTCGCCCGCCTTGATCCACCCCTCATCGGTCCAGCGTTGCACCGTGTGCACTTTGAGCGGCACCCGGGAACTCCTCGGGTCGAGCTCGTGGTAGAGCGGCAGGTTGAAGTAGAAAAGCCTGGTCCCGGTGCCGAACCTCAACCGGCAGATCGGCGCACCATCGAAGTCGTCGCTGGCGAACTCCCGCTCCTGGACCAGGGACATTTTGTGGCGCGCGCTGATGGCCACAAACGATACGCCGTAGCAGCTCTGGCAGCGCACCCCCTCGATCTCACTCTCGTCGGAGCAGTTGCCGAAGACTGTGACCGTCTCGCGCACCCCCGGGGTATCCTCGAGGTGCTCGCCGTAGAAGCCGGTCAGCACGTCCCGGTAGGCACTGTGCTCGGGCTTTGGGTTGCACTGGATCACGAAGAGGGCGTCCAGCGACTGCCTCATGGTGAAGAAGAGCCGGTTGGCGTGATCGATGATCTGCTTGATGTTGGAGGAGTAGAGGTCCCGGTAGAGGTAATCAAGGCAGATGATCGTCATGAAGTTGAAGCAGGCCGGCTCGCCGCGGAACAGGTAGAAGTGGCGCCCGCGGTACAGGTCGTGGTCCTTGTCCAGGAACTCCTCGCCGCGGAAGGGGTGCGTCTTCGCCTCCAGGAAGACCCTGAGGCGGCCGCTGGTTTCCTTGATGGCGATGCAGCACCAGTTGACCGGCATACTCAGGATGTCGCCCGAGTCGATGTCCCGCTCGACGCACTCCAATGCCTCGGCGTTGTCCTCCCGGAACCGGGTCAAGAGCGCCCGGTACTGCTCCAGCCGGATCTGCTCCAGGCCGAACATGGTCACCGTGTCGTTGCGGAAGCGTTCCCCGATCACCTCGAGCAGGTCGTCGAACCGGGACACGGGAATCGAAGTCTCCGGGAACATCAGGAAGTGCAGCCGCTTCAGGTTTCCCGCACCGTCGGCCACCAAGTCGAGAACGCTGCGCACCATGTGCCACTGATCTTCCGGGTTCACCAGCGAGAACAGGTGCTCGCGGCGCTGCAGCCGGTTCGGGATCTGCGCGATGAGGCAGTGCAGGTGATGACCCAGAGGGAAATCGAGCTGGACGTGTTTCTCGACGATCTTGACCAAGCGTAACCCCAATTGACAATGGAAAATTGACAATTGACAACTAACACCCGGAGACAAGTGTCAATTGTCAACACGCAGCGTTTTGCCAGTACGAAGTGGCAGGTAGCCGTATCGTTGTCAATTGCCAATCGTCAATTGTCAATTGGTTTCAAAGATCTTACTCAGGATGAAGCGGGCGCCGGCCGGGATCTTGTACCTCTCCAACTCGGCCGGCTCGACCCAGCGGGCCTCAGCCACTTCGTCCTTGTTGTGGTTCACGTCGCAGTAAAGCGGCGTGCAGCGGTAGTAGATGATGATGAAGTGGTAGTTGTCCTCGCCCGGCGTCACGTGCTCAAAGACGTCGATCAACTCGCCCACTTCCACTTCGAGGCCGACCTCTTCCCAGACCTCGCGCTTGAGCGCCGCCACGATGGGCTCGCCCAGGTCGATCTTCCCCCCCGGCATCACCCATTCCCCCTGAAACGGGGGGATGTTCCTCTTGGTGAGGAGCACCCTGCCATCGGTATCGATGATCACGGCGACCACCGAAGTGACTATGTGGCTGGCCTTGAAACCGTTTTGCTCCATATAAGCGGATAGGGGCACGAAAGCCTCGTGCCCCTATGAGCCTCCTCTACTGCAGTCGGAACTACTTGTTCTTGTTGGCCAACATCAGGGAACGGATCCTGAGCCTCAGCGAGTTCAGCTTGATGAAGCCTTCGGCGTCCGCCTGGTTGTAGACCTGGTCCTTCTCGAAGGTCGCGAAGTCGAGGTTGAACAGGGAGTCGCTCTCGGACTTGCGGCCCACGGTGCGCACGTGCCCTTTGTAGAGCTTGAGACGGGCGACGCCGTTCACGGTCTTCTGGGAGTCGTCGATCAGGCACTGCATCATCTCGCGCTCCGGGGAGAACCAGTAGCCGTTGTAGATCATCTCCGCGTAGCGCGGGATCAGGGAGTCACGCAGGTGCATGACTTCGCGGTCCATGGTGATCTGCTCGACCGCCATGTGGGCTTCGCGCAGGATGGTGCCGCCCGGGGTCTCGTACACGCCGCGGGACTTCATGCCGACCGAGCGGTTCTCCAGGAGGTCGACGCGGCCGATGCCGTGCTCGCCGCCGATGGTGTTCAGGTGCGCGAGCAGCTGCGCCGGGGTCATGCGCACGCCGTCGACGGCTACCGCGTTACCCTTCTCGAACTCGATCTCGACGTACTGCGGCTTGTTGGGCGCCTTTTCCGGAGCCTTGGTGAGCACGAACATGTTCTCGGGCGGCTCGAGCCAGGTGTCCTCCAGGATGCCCCCTTCGAAGGAGATGTGCAGCAGGTTGCGGTCGGAAGACCAGGGGCGCTTCTTGGTGATCGGGATCGGGATGTCGTTGCGCTTGGCGTAGTTGATGAGCGCCTGGCGGGAGTTGAGTTTCCACTCCCTCCACGGTGCGACGACGGTGATGGCCGGGTTGAAGTGGTAGTAGGCCAGCTCGAAGCGGACCTGGTCGTTGCCCTTGCCGGTGGCGCCGTGGGAGACCGCGTCGCACCCTTCGATCTTGGCGATTTCCATCTGGCGCTTGGCGATCAGCGGGCGCGCGATGGAAGTGCCCAGCAGGTAGGAGCCCTCGTAGATCGCGTTGGCGCGGAACATCGGGTACACGAAGTCGCGCACGAACTCTTCGCGCAGGTCGTCGATGTACACCTTGTCGGCGCCCGTCTTGAATGCCTTCTCGCGCACCGGCTCCAGCTCGTCGCCCTGGCCTAAATCTGCGGAGAACGTCACCACCTCGCAGCCGTACTCGTTTTTGAGCCACTTGAGGATGATGGAGGTGTCAAGCCCGCCCGAGTAGGCGAGGACGATCTTTTTCACTTCTTTCTTTGCCATGGGTTCTCCTTATGCGTTGTTTTGTACTAGTTCTTCCAGGACAGGCAGCAGGTCCTTTTGCAATTCAGGCAGATCTTCTTGTACGGCGCTCCAGACGATTTCCAGAGCGATGCCGAAGTATTCATGTATGAGTTTGTCCCGCATTCCGGCAATCATGCGCCAGGGGAACGCCGGGGTATCTGCTCCGGATTTCCTCATCTATATGCGTGGCAGCTTCCCGAGAATCTCGAAACCGCGTGTTACGGCGTAGATGGTTTTTTTGTCGTTGCAGAACTCCTCATAGTTCATGCCTTGGGTGAACTCGAGGATGCTTTGCATCGCATCACTCATGTCGACCAGGTAGTCTCTGATATCCCTGGGGCAAGACATACTGGACTTCTCGGAGGATGACCCTGCCGATATACGGCTTGAGGGCTTTACGCGAAACGAGGTCCACCTTCGTGCCGCCGAACAACTCTTCGAGGTGGTACTCGAGCCTCATGAACTTCATCAGCCCGATAGGGCGGCTGAAGTCGACGAGGACATCGACGTCGCTGTCCTCGCGGGCTTCGCCCCTGACCACCGAGCCGAAAACACCGATTTCGGCGACGCCGTACTCCTCGGCAAGCTCGGTCTTGTGGTCCCGGATGATCTCTTTGATCTCGTTCAGAGGTTTCACTTCAAAGCCTCCTTCAGCTTTGAAACTACTTCATCAGTGTGGCCATGATGGCCTTCTGCACGTGCAGGCGGTTTTCGGCTTCGTCCCAGACGGCGGAGTGGGGACCTTCGATCACCTCGTCGCTGATCTCCTCGCCGCGGTGCGCCGGCAGGCAGTGCAGCACCATGGCGTTCCCCTTGGCGAGATCGAGCAGTTCCTCGTTCAGCTGGTAACCGGCGAAGGCCTTCTCGCGGATCTTCTGCTCCTCTTCCTGCCCCATGCTGGCCCAGACGTCGGTGTTCAAGACGTCGGCGTCCTTGGCGGCCTCCTTGGGGTCGCGGGTGATCACGATCTTGGAGGAGCCGTTGGCCTTGGCCCAGGCGAGTACCTGCGGGTTGGGATCGTACCCTTCCGGGCAGGCGAGGGTCAGGTCGAAGCCGAAGATGGCGGCGGCCTCGATCCAGGAGTTGGCCATGTTGTTGCCGTCGCCGATCCAGGCGAACTTGAGCCCGTCGTAGCTACCCTTGTGCTCGATCACGGTGAACACGTCGGCCATGATCTGGCAGGGGTGGTGCAAATCGGTGAGGCCGTTGATGATCGGGATGGAGGCGTACTTGGCGAACTCCTCGACGGTTTCCTGGGCGAAGGTGCGGATCATGACGCCGTCGCAGTAGCGCGCCATGACGCGGGCGGTGTCCTTGATCGGCTCGCCGCGACCCATCTGGGAGTCCTTGCTGGAGATGAAGAGCGGGTGCCCACCCAACTGGTACATGCCGACCTCGAAAGAGATCCTGGTGCGGGTCGAGGACTTTTCGAAGATCATGGCCAGCGTCTTTCCCTTGAGGAGGTGGTGCTCCTCGCGGTTCTTGGTCTTTGCTTTGAGCTCCTTGCACAGGGCAAACATGGCATCAAGTTCAGCCTTGGTGAACTGGCTCAGCGCCAGGAAGTCTTTTTTCATATTCGCTGGTTCTCGCTTCCTAAGTTGATAGCCGACAATGCGGCTTTGCTACGCTTTATGTCCACACTCCCTCTCCCCCTGGGCGAGGGGAGCAAAACTCTCGCCCCCGGAGGGGGAGGGCTGGGGAGGGGGTAGTTGTTGGTGCGAAACCTTCCCCCCTCCCGGCCTCCCCCCTCCGGGGGGAGGTGGGTGGACAGCGAGGGAGGTCGGCGCTTACAGTTCGGCCAAGATCTCCGTCAGCGTGGCGATCATCTCGTCCACTTCCTTCTTCCCGACGATGAGCGGCGGGACGAAGCGGAGCACCTTCTCCTGGGCGCAGTTTAAGAGCAGCCCGCGGGAGAGGGCGGTCTTGACGATGTCGCCGCCGGGGATGGCCAGCTCCACGCCGATCATGAGGCCGATGCCGCGCACCTCGGTGATCAGGGTGGGGAACTTCTTGCCCAGCGCCTCCAGTTCGCCCATCAGGTACTCGCCGATTTCCTCGGTGTGGTTCAGGATCCCTTCTTCCTGGATGGCGCGTACCGTGGCCACCGCGGCCGCGGTCACCAGAGGGTTGCCGCCGAAGGTGGAACCGTGGGTGCCCGGGGTGAAGGATTCCGCCAGTTTGTCGGTGGCGAGCATGGTGCCGATCGGGGCTCCGCCGGCCAGCGCCTTGGCGAGGGTCATGATGTCCGGGGTGATGCCGAAGTGCTCGTGGGCGAACATCTTGCCGGTGCGCCCCATCCCTACCTGGACCTCGTCGAAGATGAGGATCAGGTTGTTCTCGTCGCAGATCTTGCGCACTTCCTGGAAGTAGGAAGCATCGGGGACGACCACGCCCCCCTCGCCCTGGATCGGCTCCAGCATGACGGCGCAGGTGCCCGGCCCGATGGCATCCCTGAGGGCCTGGGCGTCGTTGAAGGGGATGTGGCGGAAGCCGTGCAGGAGCGGATCGAAGAACTTCTGCACCTTCTCCTGGCCGGTGGCCGAAACGGTCGCCATGGTGCGGCCGTGGAACGAGGAGATGGCGGTGATGATCTCGTAGCGGTCAAGGCCGTATTTCTCGCGGCTGTACTTCCTCGCCAGCTTGATGGCCGCCTCGTTTGCCTCGGCGCCAGAGTTGCAGAAGAAGGCCTTGTTGGCGAAGGAGAGGTTGCACAAAAGCTCGGCCAGTTCGATCTGGGTCGGGATGTGGTAGTAGTTCGAGCAGTGGATCAGTTCCGCCGCCTGTTTGGCGAGTGCCGCCGTGACCTTCGGGTGGCAGTGACCCAGGTTGTTGACGGCGACCCCGGCCAGGAAGTCGAGGTAGCGTTTGCCGTCCGCGTCCCAGAGGTAGCACCCCTCGCCCTTCACCGGCACCAGCGGGTACCTGCCGTACGTCTTCATGATGTATTTGTCAGCCTTTTCTATCCAGGCAGATGAATTCATAAAACCTCCAAAACCGGTTCAACGAAAACCGGTTCAACGTTCAATGTTCAACGTTCGAGGGAGGACCTCCTTCACAGCAATTTCACCGTGACGGCGCCGTACCGGTCGGTTGGCTATGGGCAAGACCCATGTCGAACCTTGAACGTTGAACGTTGAACGGCCGTTAAGGCCGTTAGGCCTGTATCTCCGTCCCAATCCCCACGTTGGTGAAGATCTCCAGAAGGATGGCGTGCTCGATGCGGCCGTCGACGATGTGGGCCTTCTTGACACCGGCAGCGAGCGCGTCGGTGCAGCAGGTCACTTTCGGGATCATGCCGCCGGTGACGGTGCCGTTGTCGATCAAGGCGGGGACATCGGCGAGCGGGATGCTGGAAAGAAGCTCCCCTTGCTTGTCCTTCACGCCGGAGACGTCGGTCAAAAGGATCAGCTTCTCCGCGCCCAGCGCCGCGGCAACCTTGCCGGCCACCACGTCCGCGTTGATGTTGTAGCTCTGCCCGTCACGTCCCACGCCTACCGGCGCGATCACCGGGATGAAACCACCCTTCTCCAATGCCTGCAAAATGGCGGGGTTCACTTCGACGACATCGCCCACGAAGCCGATGTCGACCATCTCGACCCCGCCGTCCTCTCGTCGGACTTCCTGGAGCAGTTTCTCGCAGAGCAGGAGACTCCCGTCCTTGCCGGAAAGGCCGGCGGCACGGCCGCCGTGCTGGTTGATGTAGCCGACCACCTCGCGGTTCACCTGGCCGGTAAGCACCATTTCGACGACACCCATGGTTTCCGCATCGGTGACGCGCATCCCTTTCACGAACTCGGACACTATACCGTAGCGCTTCAGTGTCTCGTTGATCTGCGGGCCGCCGCCGTGCACTACCACGGTGTTGATGCCGATGTATTTGAGCAGGATGATATCAAGGGCAAAAGACTTTCTCAGCTTTTCTTCTGCCATGGCGTGGCCGCCGTACTTGATGACGATGGTCTTCCCCGAGAAGCGTCTGATATAGGGAAGGGCCTCCATGAGAGTGCTGGCTTTTTCTATGAGATGCTGCATAAGTGCCTCTTATAGCGTTAATTAGGGCATAGAAAGACGTAATATAGCAGATAGGGGGAAATAATCAACTTCAAAGAGGGGCGAAGCCCAGAGTTATCAGGGGCTTTGGCTGGCTTTGTTGGGGAGTGTGATGACGACGCGGGTGCCGACGTTTTCCTCGCTGTCGATGCTCACGGTACCGCCGTGCATCCGGATGAACTCGCGCACGTAGAACAGGCCGAGCCCGAAGCCACGCACCTGGCCGGTATGTTCGGCGTCGACCTGGTAGAACTTCTCGAACAGCTTGGGGAGCTGCTCCGTCGGGATGCCGATGCCGTCGTCCTGGACCGTGATCTCGCACTGGTCCTCAAGGTTTCTCAACGTGACGCAGACCACGCCGGTTTCCTTGGAGAACTTGATGGCGTTGTCGATCACCTGGCGCACGGCGAAGCAGACCTTGTCGCGGTCCAGCATCAGCTCCGGAACGGTGTCCTGGGTGATGTGGGCGGTGACTCCGGGGCGGTCGGCGACTTCCTGGGCCTCCTGCAGGAGCTTGGGGAGCAGCAGGTTGAGGGTGCAGGGTTCCAGGTGCAGCCCGGCGCCGCTGTCCATGACCGAGGAGAAGGTGAGCAGGTCGGTGACCAGGTTGCCCAGGTAGCACGCCTCGTTGTAGATCAGCTTGATGTGTTCCTTGGCACCCTCGTCGGACGGGTCGATGATTCCGGAGGCGAGGTTCTGCAGGAACAGGGAAATCGAGGTGATGGGGGTGCGGAACTTGTGGGAGATGAGCGACAGGAACACCGTCTTGAAGCGGTCCAGGTTCCTCAGGTTGGCGATCTCTTCCTTGAGCGCCTTTTTCACCAGCGCCTTGCTGATGGCGCTCTTCAGCTGCAGGAGGTTGAGCGGCTTGGTGATGAAGTCGTCCGCGTCGGCCTTCAGGGCCTTGAGGATCAGGTCCTTGTCGGCGAAGCCGGTCATGATGATGACCACCATGGTCGGTTCGCGCTCTTTCAGTTTCTTCAGGAGCTCGATGCCGTCCATCCGGGGCATCATGACGTCGGTGAGGATGACGTCGATGCCGCCGCGCAGGAAGATCTCGTACGCCTCCTGCCCGTCCTCCGCCTCCACGATGTGGTAGTCGTTGAGAACCCGCCTGCACAGGTCGCGGATCACCCCTTCATCGTCGACGATGAGGATGGTTTTCTTTTCCCTGTCCTGTAGGAGTTCCTGGCTGTGCTGGGCGGTCAATTCGAGCATAGGCATGTCCCGGTCGTGCTGAAATATCTGCCTGTTGCAAGTACGAGTTAACTTCTTCCCCTAGAGGGGGGGGACAGGCACCTATCGGAGCCAGTCCCCTTCCATCTCTCTACCCTACGATGCGGTACACCGCCTCGAGTGCCTCGGCGAGGTTCTCTGGCTTGGTGCCGCCCGCTTGGGCCAGCTCCGGCTTGCCGCCGCCGTTGCCGCCGACGATGGGGGCGATGGCCTTGATGATGTCGCCTGCCTTCCAGCGCGAGGTGAGGTCGGAGGTGACCGCGACCAGCAGGTTCGCCTTGACGGCGTCTCCGGCGCCCAGGACGATGATGCCCGAGCCGATGCGGTCCTTCAAGGTGTCGGAGAGTTCGCGCAGCCCCTTGGCGTCGCCGTCGACTTTGACTGCGAGGATCTTGACGCCGTTTTGTTCGCGCACCTGCTGGATGAGGTCGGCGGACTTGGAGGCATTAACCTTCGCCTGCAGCGCATCGAGCTCCTTCTGCAGCTCGCGCTGGCCGGCCAGAAGTTTCTCCACGCGATCCAGGGTGCTGACACCTTCGGCCTTCAGGAGCGTCGCGATGCTGCGCTGCTCGTCTTCCATCTGGTGCACCACGGCCAGGGCGCCGTGCCCGGTCTGGGCCTCGATGCGCCTGACCCCCGCGGCGATGCCCGCCTCGGAGATGATCTTGAAGAAGCCGATCTCGCCGGCGCCGTGTACGTGGGTGCCGCCGCAGAGTTCGGAAGAGACATCGCCCACGCGCACCACGCGTACGACGTCGCCGTACTTCTCGCCGAAGAGGGCGGTGGCGCCTGCGGCCAGGGCCTCGGCAGCCGGCATCTCGCGGGCGTCGACGGAGTCGTTCTGCATGATGTGGCCGTTGACCAGGACCTCGACCCTGCGGATCTCCTCTGCGGTCATCGGGCTGAAGTGGGTGAAGTCGAAGCGCAGGCGGTCCGGGGTGACCAGGGAGCCGGCCTGCTTGACGTGGTCACCCAGCACCTCGCGCAGCGCCGCCTGCAACAGGTGGGTCGCGGTATGGTTCCTGGCGGTCGCGGAGCGGTTCGCCGAGGCGACCTTCAGGTCGACGGCCTCGCCGTTACGGATGTTGCCGGAAACCACCTTGCCGCGGTGCACGATGAGGTCGGTGAACGGGCGGCTGGTGCTTTCCACTTCCACGTGTGCCGCGCCGGTGGAGATGGTGCCGGTGTCGCCAGCCTGGCCGCCGGACTCGCCGTAGAAGGGGGTCTTGGCTGTGACGATTTCGACCTCGTCCCCGGCGTTGGCCTCTTCGACCAGCACGCCTCCCTTCACAATGGCGCTCACGGTCGAGTAGGCGGTCTGCTCGGCGTAGCCCACGAACTCACTGGTGATGCCGGAGCCGTGCAGTTCCTTGTAGATGGCGGCGAGCCCCTGCTCGCCGGAGCCTTTCCAGTTCTCCCTCGCCTTGACGCGCTGCTTCTCCATGCACAGTGCAAAGCCGTCCTCGTCCAGGGTGAGCCCTTCCGCTTCGACGATGTCGGCGGTGAGGTCGACCGGGAAGCCGTAGGTGTCGTAGAGCTTGAAGATCACTTCGCCGGAGAGCACGGTTTCACCCTTGCCCTTGAGCGCAGCGGTCTCCTCATTGAGGATGGCCAGGCCGCGGTCCAGGGTTTCGATGAAGCGCTCCTCCTCCGCCTTGATCACCTTCTTCACGTAGTGCTCGCGCTCGAGCAGTTCCGGGTAGGCGTCGCCCATCATCATGTTGACGGCGTCGACAACCTTGTAGAGCATCGGCTCGGACACGCCCAGCATCTTCGCGTGGCGGGCGGCGCGGCGCATGATGCGGCGCAGCACGTAGCCGCGACCCTCGTTGGAGGGGAGCACGCCGTCGCAGATCAGGAAGGTGGTGGCGCGGGAGTGGTCTGCGATGACGCGCATGGAGACGTCGTCCTTCTCGTCGGCGCGGTACTTCTTGCCGCAGATCGTCTCGATGTGGCGGATGATCCCCTGGATGAGGTCGGTGTCGTAGTTGGAGGTGACGCCCTGCATGACGGCGGAGATGCGCTCCAGGCCCATGCCGGTGTCGACGGAGGGTTTCGGAAGCGGCGTCAGGGTGCCGTCCTTGTCGCGGTTGAACTGCATGAAGACGTTGTTCCAGATCTCCATGTAGCGGTCGCAGTCGCAGCCGACGGCGCAGTCCGGGGAGCCGCAGCCGGTGCCGGGGCCGTTGTCCCAGAAGATCTCGGAGCAGGGGCCGCAGGGGCCGGTGTCGCCCATGGCCCAGAAGTTGTCCTTCTCGCCGAAGCGGTAGATGCGCTCGCGGGGCACCCCTTCCTGGGTGTGCCAGATGTCGGCCGCTTCGTCGTCGTCGTTGTAGACCGTCACGTAGAGGCGGTCCTTGGAGAGGCCGAGGTCGACGGTGAGGAATTCCCAGGCGAAAGCGATGGCTTCCTTCTTGAAGTAGTCCCCGAAGGAGAAGTTGCCGAGCATTTCGAAGAAGGTGTGGTGGCGCGCGGTGCGGCCCACGTTCTCGAGGTCGTTGTGCTTACCGCCGGCGCGAACGCATTTCTGCGAGGAGACGGCCCTGTTGTAGTCGCGTTTCTCAAGGCCCAGGAACACGTCCTTGAACTGGTTCATGCCCGCGTTGGTGAACAGCAGGGTCGGGTCGTTTTTCGGGATGAGGTTCGAGCTCTCCACCAGGGTGTGACCCTTTTTTTGAAAGAAGTTGAAGAACTGCGCCCTGATCTCTTTGCCTGTCATAAAAAAACCTCAGTAAATGGAATATCTGAACCTTGAATCGGTTGTGCGCGGTTTGTGCACCAGATGTCGTCTTCGCCCTTTGCCACGGTTCATCCGGATTGGAAGGGACGTTTTGCTGTGCTGGCTACCGTGGCGCTGAACGAGCCCTCACGTTCCCCCCTTGTGAAAGGGGGAAGCTGGGCTTGAGGCTGGTGGCTAGGCTGAACGCAGCGTTCCGCTAGAGGGACAGGCACCTGGCGGAGCCAGTCCCTTCTGCTATTCGCCCGCCTTTAATCCTCGTGCGCCTTCAACTCCCGGAAGATGGCGGAGAGTGAAAAACCCTTCCTCTGCAGGTACCCGACGATGCGTCGCTTCTCCTTGTCGGTTGCGCTGGCCGCATCGAAACCCGGATAGCGCCGCTCCACCAGCTGCGCCAGCAACTCGGCCTCGCTGTACTCCTGGGCCAGTTCGTCCAGCACCTGGTTCACGATGGAGCCCGCGATACCTCGGCGGGTAAGCTCCAGCTTCAGCCTCGGCCCGACCCCCTTGCCGTTTCTCAGCGCGGAAGAGGCGAAACTGCGTGCGAAGCGCAGGTCGTCGAGATAGCCCAGCTCTTTCATCCGGGCGACGCTCTCTTCGATCTCCCCTTCCTGGTACCCCTTGCCGGAAAGCTTCTTTCTGAGCTCCCCTTCCGAGTGGTCGCGCAGGGTGAGCACGCGCAGGCAGCAGTCGTAGGCCGTACCGCGCTGCACCTAGTACTTCTCGATGACCAGCTCCTTGTCGCCGCCCTCGGTCGCGCCCTCCGGTTGTTCCTCGGCGAAGCTGTCCCAGCTGGAATCCGAGGTGGAGGAGATGCCGGAGACTTTGAGGGCGAAGTCGTCGGGGTTGCTGGACTGGCGCAGGGCCTCTTCGTAGGTGATCAGCTTCCTGCTCAGCAGCTGCATGAGCGACTGGTCGAAACTCTGCATCCCGTAGGTGGTATGTCCCTGGGCTATGGCATC
It encodes the following:
- a CDS encoding hybrid sensor histidine kinase/response regulator, which gives rise to MLELTAQHSQELLQDREKKTILIVDDEGVIRDLCRRVLNDYHIVEAEDGQEAYEIFLRGGIDVILTDVMMPRMDGIELLKKLKEREPTMVVIIMTGFADKDLILKALKADADDFITKPLNLLQLKSAISKALVKKALKEEIANLRNLDRFKTVFLSLISHKFRTPITSISLFLQNLASGIIDPSDEGAKEHIKLIYNEACYLGNLVTDLLTFSSVMDSGAGLHLEPCTLNLLLPKLLQEAQEVADRPGVTAHITQDTVPELMLDRDKVCFAVRQVIDNAIKFSKETGVVCVTLRNLEDQCEITVQDDGIGIPTEQLPKLFEKFYQVDAEHTGQVRGFGLGLFYVREFIRMHGGTVSIDSEENVGTRVVITLPNKASQSP
- the alaS gene encoding alanine--tRNA ligase, producing MTGKEIRAQFFNFFQKKGHTLVESSNLIPKNDPTLLFTNAGMNQFKDVFLGLEKRDYNRAVSSQKCVRAGGKHNDLENVGRTARHHTFFEMLGNFSFGDYFKKEAIAFAWEFLTVDLGLSKDRLYVTVYNDDDEAADIWHTQEGVPRERIYRFGEKDNFWAMGDTGPCGPCSEIFWDNGPGTGCGSPDCAVGCDCDRYMEIWNNVFMQFNRDKDGTLTPLPKPSVDTGMGLERISAVMQGVTSNYDTDLIQGIIRHIETICGKKYRADEKDDVSMRVIADHSRATTFLICDGVLPSNEGRGYVLRRIMRRAARHAKMLGVSEPMLYKVVDAVNMMMGDAYPELLEREHYVKKVIKAEEERFIETLDRGLAILNEETAALKGKGETVLSGEVIFKLYDTYGFPVDLTADIVEAEGLTLDEDGFALCMEKQRVKARENWKGSGEQGLAAIYKELHGSGITSEFVGYAEQTAYSTVSAIVKGGVLVEEANAGDEVEIVTAKTPFYGESGGQAGDTGTISTGAAHVEVESTSRPFTDLIVHRGKVVSGNIRNGEAVDLKVASANRSATARNHTATHLLQAALREVLGDHVKQAGSLVTPDRLRFDFTHFSPMTAEEIRRVEVLVNGHIMQNDSVDAREMPAAEALAAGATALFGEKYGDVVRVVRVGDVSSELCGGTHVHGAGEIGFFKIISEAGIAAGVRRIEAQTGHGALAVVHQMEDEQRSIATLLKAEGVSTLDRVEKLLAGQRELQKELDALQAKVNASKSADLIQQVREQNGVKILAVKVDGDAKGLRELSDTLKDRIGSGIIVLGAGDAVKANLLVAVTSDLTSRWKAGDIIKAIAPIVGGNGGGKPELAQAGGTKPENLAEALEAVYRIVG
- a CDS encoding regulatory protein RecX, with the translated sequence MQRGTAYDCCLRVLTLRDHSEGELRKKLSGKGYQEGEIEESVARMKELGYLDDLRFARSFASSALRNGKGVGPRLKLELTRRGIAGSIVNQVLDELAQEYSEAELLAQLVERRYPGFDAASATDKEKRRIVGYLQRKGFSLSAIFRELKAHED